In Streptomyces sp. NBC_01426, one genomic interval encodes:
- a CDS encoding DUF2470 domain-containing protein — protein sequence MSRPHGIPLPSARRSSDSNETESAFDDDKQGQPRPREGVRQLTGAERVRTLVESNASVSLTLPGAFDQEEFGTGLPAARTVTPDGDVILLVSGESAAARAAAHAQDDDLTAVIEITDVAPVSVPHRIRGRAWLAGWLTPVRGDDRAACAALLAERRPVGELLGMSESLDAPYSGRPAWMMLRLEVGEISVDDLWGAEQVDPDDLAAAEPDPMVAHETELLQHLSAAHGDRIADLCGLLGAREAQGMKGVPLALDRLGLRVRFTGGDPSAAFDARFDFPEPVSDICGLRRAMHTLFSAAGHP from the coding sequence ATGTCTCGACCACATGGGATCCCCCTGCCCAGTGCGCGTCGAAGTTCAGATTCCAACGAAACGGAATCTGCTTTCGACGACGATAAGCAAGGTCAGCCGCGTCCCAGGGAAGGCGTTCGGCAGCTCACCGGAGCCGAACGCGTACGAACCCTCGTAGAGTCCAACGCCTCAGTATCCCTCACGCTCCCGGGTGCTTTCGACCAGGAAGAGTTCGGGACAGGGCTGCCGGCCGCTCGGACCGTCACCCCGGACGGGGACGTGATTCTCCTTGTTTCCGGGGAATCCGCGGCTGCCAGGGCAGCCGCTCACGCCCAGGACGACGACCTCACCGCCGTGATCGAGATCACGGACGTGGCGCCGGTGTCCGTGCCCCATCGTATCCGAGGTCGCGCGTGGCTCGCCGGGTGGCTGACGCCGGTGCGCGGGGACGACCGGGCGGCCTGTGCGGCGCTGCTCGCGGAGCGCCGTCCGGTGGGCGAGCTGCTGGGCATGTCCGAGTCCTTGGACGCCCCGTACTCGGGCCGCCCGGCCTGGATGATGCTCCGCCTGGAGGTCGGCGAGATCTCGGTGGACGACCTGTGGGGCGCGGAGCAGGTGGACCCGGACGACCTGGCGGCGGCGGAGCCGGACCCGATGGTCGCCCACGAGACGGAACTCCTCCAGCACCTCTCCGCCGCCCACGGCGACCGGATCGCGGACCTGTGCGGGCTGCTCGGCGCACGCGAGGCGCAGGGCATGAAGGGCGTCCCGCTGGCCCTCGACCGGCTGGGGCTGCGCGTGCGCTTCACGGGCGGCGACCCCTCCGCCGCCTTCGACGCCCGCTTCGACTTCCCGGAGCCGGTCTCGGACATCTGCGGCCTGCGCCGAGCGATGCACACGCTCTTCTCGGCGGCCGGTCACCCCTGA